A genomic window from Elaeis guineensis isolate ETL-2024a chromosome 3, EG11, whole genome shotgun sequence includes:
- the LOC105041107 gene encoding nuclear pore complex protein NUP155 isoform X3, with product MAWEDEIIGPDVASAGLLVSERIGKDVAAQLDLEEALEASRYASHPYSSHPKEWPPLVEAVETRELPPMLIERYNVAGGEGTALCGFFPEIRRAWASVDNSLFLWRFDKWDGQCPDYSAEEQAICAVGLAKSKPGIFVEAIQYLLVLATPVELILIGVCCTASGDGTDPYAELSLQPLPEYTIPSDGVTMTCIACTDKGQIFLAGRDGHIYEIQYTSGSGWRKRCRKVCLTTGLGSIISRWVLPNALKFGAVDPIVEMVVDNERHIIYARTEGSKLQVFDLGVNGDGPLKKTAEEKNLIDPRETQYGGRRSAGSRAVARAAKSSIVCIAPLYTVESKWLHMVAVLSDGRRLYLSTSSSGGNNSSVGGLTGLNALQRPSCLKVVATRPSPPLGVGGGFTFGAVSSAGRTQPEDLSLKVETGFYSAGTLVLSDSSASISSILIVSRDSSMQSSVSTNFGMAARSSRALREIVSSLPVEGRMLCVADVLPLPDTAVTVQSLYSDAEAFAGLRESSEKASGKLWARGDLPTQHILPRRRFVVFSSMGLMEVVFNRPVDILRRLFESNSPRQQIEDFFNRFGAGEAAAMCLMLAAKLVYAEENLISNTVVEKAAETFEDPGIVGMPQLDGTTALSSAKTPAGGFSMGQVVQEAEPVFSGAHEGLCLCSSRLLFPIWELPVMVVRGELRSDDRFEEGVVVCRLSAAAMKVLETKIRSLEQFLRSRRNKRRGLYGYVASLGDYSGSILYGTGLDAGAGSHNRGRNLFATQTRNADSGDGFAPNKRQRLLYTSAELAAMEVRAMECLRRLLRRSSEALFLLQLISHHHVTRLVQGLDSALRQKLIQLTFNQLVCSEEGDHLAMRLIAGLMEYYIGPDGRGTVEEISMKLREGCPSYFNESDYKYFLAVECLERAAVTMKADERENLARDAYNLLTKIPESADLSAICKRFEDLRFYEAVVRLPLQKAQALYSRGLVVDGRIDPRTHDSALAEREQCYEIIMNALRSLKGVGQNGLQREFGNSVRLPGTGSVLDQASRDRYIRQIIQLSVQWPDTAFHEHLYRTMIELGLENELLEYGGSDLVSFLQSAGRKPLQEVRAVAAVTSTTPIGDFDSPIPSSHAKYLDLLAKYYVSKRQHFLAAHVLYRLAERQCTDAEDAPTLEQRRQYLSNAVLQAKSATGVGPVGSTRNTVDDGLLDMLEAKLTVLQFQMKIKEELELIASRSENLMGSNEALSNDPSLQSNQADDAEILKSAKDKAKELALDLKSITQLYNEYAVPFQLWETRF from the exons ATGGCGTGGGAGGACGAGATCATCGGCCCGGACGTGGCCTCCGCCGGCCTTCTTGTGAGCGAGCGCATCGGCAAGGACGTCGCCGCGCAGCTCGACCTGGAAGAGGCTCTTGAGGCCTCGCGGTACGCGAGTCACCCCTACTCCTCCCATCCGAAAGAG TGGCCTCCTTTGGTTGAAGCTGTGGAGACTCGGGAGTTACCTCCTATGCTAATTGAGAGATATAATGTAGCTGGTGGTGAAGGAACAGCACTTTGTGGATTTTTTCCTGAGATACGCCGAGCTTGGGCATCGGTTGACAATTCTTTGTTTCTTTGGCGCTTTGATAAGTG GGATGGACAATGCCCTGACTATAGTGCGGAGGAGCAAGCAATTTGTGCTGTTGGCCTTGCTAAATCAAAGCCTGGAATTTTTGTTGAAGCAATCCAATATCTTTTGGTGCTAGCAACTCCAGTTGAG TTGATTCTCATTGGAGTGTGCTGCACTGCTAGTGGGGATGGAACGGATCCATATGCTGAGCTTTCCTTACAACCGTTACCCGAGTATACAATACCATCAGATGGAGTCACTATGACATGCATTGCATGTACGGATAAAGGTCAAATTTTCCTGGCTGGCCGTGATGGACACATTTATGAAATCCAGTACACAAGTGGCTCAGGCTGGCGTAAGCGTTGTCGTAAGGTTTGCCTCACAACAGGGTTGGGCAGTATTATTTCAAG GTGGGTTTTGCCAAATGCCCTTAAATTTGGAGCTGTTGATCCAATTGTTGAAAtggttgttgataatgaaaggcACATCATTTATGCACGAACCGAAGGCTCAAAACTACAAGTGTTTGATCTAGGTGTAAATGGTGATGGTCCACTCAAGAAAACTGCTGAAGAGAAAAACTTGATTGATCCCCGTGAGACACAGTATGGGGGTAGACGATCTGCTGGATCAAGAGCAGTTGCACGGGCAGCAAAATCGTCAATAGTTTGTATTGCACCATTATATACTGTGGAATCAAAATGGCTACACATGGTTGCTGTTTTGTCCGATGGCAGGAGACTGTACCTTTCAACTTCTTCATCAGGTGGAAATAATTCTTCAGTTGGTGGTTTAACTGGACTTAATGCTCTTCAAAGGCCATCTTGCTTAAAAGTTGTTGCAACTAGGCCTTCACCTCCCTTAGGTGTTGGTGGTGGGTTTACTTTTGGTGCTGTCTCTTCAGCTGGTAGAACTCAGCCTGAAGATCTGTCTTTGAAGGTGGAAACAGGATTCTATTCTGCCGGAACTCTTGTACTTTCAGATTCATCAGCCTCAATCTCGTCTATTCTGATTGTAAGCAGGGATTCAAGTATGCAATCATCTGTTTCCACTAACTTTGGAATGGCTGCAAGAAGCTCTCGTGCGTTACGGGAAATAGTATCTTCTTTGCCCGTTGAAGGCCGAATGCTCTGTGTTGCTGATGTTTTGCCACTGCCAGATACCGCAGTCACTGTGCAATCCTTGTACTCTGATGCAGAAGCCTTTGCAGGTTTGAGAGAATCATCTGAAAAGGCTTCTGGAAAACTTTGGGCTAGAGGAGATCTGCCAACACAACATATCTTACCTAGGAGGAGGTTTGTTGTGTTTAGCTCCATGGGTTTGATGGAGGTAGTTTTCAACAGGCCAGTGGACATCTTGAGAAGGTTATTTGAGTCCAATTCACCGAGACAACAGATCGAAGATTTTTTCAATCGTTTTGGAGCTGGAGAGGCTGCAGCTATGTGTTTAATGCTGGCAGCAAAGTTAGTCTATGCTGAAGAAAATCTTATAAGCAACACTGTTGTTGAGAAAGCAGCTGAAACATTTGAGGATCCAGGAATAGTTGGAATGCCACAACTTGATGGTACAACTGCTCTGTCTAGTGCCAAAACTCCAGCTGGAGGCTTTAGCATGGGGCAGGTTGTTCAGGAGGCAGAACCTGTATTTTCTGGTGCACATGAAGGACTTTGTTTGTGCTCATCTAGGTTGCTTTTTCCTATATGGGAACTGCCTGTGATGGTAGTTCGAGGGGAACTACGCTCTGATGATCGATTTGAAGAAGGGGTGGTTGTTTGCAGGCTCTCTGCTGCAGCAATGAAAGTCCTTGAGACCAAGATTCGCTCCTTAGAACAATTCTTAAGGTCCAGAAGAAACAAGAGACGAGGGCTTTATGGTTATGTTGCTAGTCTAGGTGATTATTCTGGTTCTATTCTCTATGGAACTGGTTTAGATGCGGGAGCTGGTAGTCATAATAGAGGAAGAAATTTATTTGCGACGCAAACCCGAAATGCTGACTCAGGAGATGGTTTTGCACCAAATAAAAGACAACGACTTCTTTACACTTCAGCAGAACTAGCTGCCATGGAG GTGAGAGCAATGGAATGTCTTAGGCGGTTACTCCGAAGATCTAGCGAAGCACTTTTCTTGCTTCAACTTATTTCCCATCATCATGTTACTCGCTTGGTTCAGGGTTTAGATAGTGCTCTACGCCAAAAATTGATTCAGTTGACTTTCAATCAGTTGGTATGTTCTGAGGAGGGTGATCATCTTGCCATGCGGCTTATTGCTGGGCTTATGGAG TACTACATTGGTCCGGATGGCAGAGGCACAGTTGAGGAGATCAGTATGAAACTAAGGGAGGGTTGCCCAAGTTACTTCAACGAGTCTGATTACAAATATTTCCTAGCAGTAGAGTGTCTTGAGAGAGCTGCTGTCACTATGAAAGCGGATGAGAGGGAAAATCTTGCTAGAGATGCTTACAACCTCTTAACTAAAATTCCAGAGTCTGCAGATTTGAGCGCTATATGCAAACGATTTGAAGACTTAAG GTTTTATGAGGCTGTGGTACGATTACCTCTGCAAAAGGCTCAAGCACTTTACTCCAGGGGCCTTGTAGTTGATGGCAGAATTGATCCGAGAACCCATGATAGTGCCCTTGCCGAACGTGAACAGTGCTATGAAATAATTATGAATGCCCTTCGTTCTTTGAAGGGTGTTGGACAAAATGGGCTGCAGAGGGAGTTTGGCAATTCTGTCAGACTTCCTGGTACAGGATCTGTCCTTGATCAGGCTTCTCGGGATAGATACATAAGACAAATTATTCAGCTAAGCGTCCAGTGGCCGGACACGGCCTTTCATGAGCATTTATACAGGACAATGATTGAACTCGGACTTGAAAATGAATTATTGGAGTATGGAGGTTCAGATTTGGTGTCCTTTCTGCAGAGTGCTGGCCGTAAGCCACTGCAAGAG GTCCGGGCTGTTGCTGCAGTAACATCAACTACTCCGATAGGCGATTTTGATTCACCTATTCCTTCTAGTCATGCTAAGTATCTTGACCTTCTAGCCAAGTATTATGTGTCAAAGCGGCAGCATTTCCTTGCTGCCCATGTGCTATATAGATTGGCAGAAAGGCAATGCACTGATGCAGAAGATGCTCCTACCTTGGAGCAGAG GCGTCAATATCTTAGCAATGCAGTTCTGCAGGCTAAAAGTGCGACTGGTGTTGGTCCTGTTGGCTCAACCAGAAATACTGTCGACGATGGTTTGTTGGATATGCTTGAAGCAAAACTTACAGTTCTTCAGTTCCAAATGAAAATAAAAGAGGAGCTAGAGTTGATAGCATCAAGGTCGGAAAACTTAATGGGCAGTAATGAAGCACTTTCAAATGACCCCTCTCTGCAAAGTAACCAGGCAGATGATGCTGAAATTTTAAAGTCAGCTAAAGACAAGGCAAAAGAGTTGGCGCTGGACCTGAAGAGCATCACTCAGCTATACAATGAATATGCTGTTCCATTTCAGCTTTGGGAG acaaggttttaa
- the LOC105041107 gene encoding nuclear pore complex protein NUP155 isoform X1 encodes MAWEDEIIGPDVASAGLLVSERIGKDVAAQLDLEEALEASRYASHPYSSHPKEWPPLVEAVETRELPPMLIERYNVAGGEGTALCGFFPEIRRAWASVDNSLFLWRFDKWDGQCPDYSAEEQAICAVGLAKSKPGIFVEAIQYLLVLATPVELILIGVCCTASGDGTDPYAELSLQPLPEYTIPSDGVTMTCIACTDKGQIFLAGRDGHIYEIQYTSGSGWRKRCRKVCLTTGLGSIISRWVLPNALKFGAVDPIVEMVVDNERHIIYARTEGSKLQVFDLGVNGDGPLKKTAEEKNLIDPRETQYGGRRSAGSRAVARAAKSSIVCIAPLYTVESKWLHMVAVLSDGRRLYLSTSSSGGNNSSVGGLTGLNALQRPSCLKVVATRPSPPLGVGGGFTFGAVSSAGRTQPEDLSLKVETGFYSAGTLVLSDSSASISSILIVSRDSSMQSSVSTNFGMAARSSRALREIVSSLPVEGRMLCVADVLPLPDTAVTVQSLYSDAEAFAGLRESSEKASGKLWARGDLPTQHILPRRRFVVFSSMGLMEVVFNRPVDILRRLFESNSPRQQIEDFFNRFGAGEAAAMCLMLAAKLVYAEENLISNTVVEKAAETFEDPGIVGMPQLDGTTALSSAKTPAGGFSMGQVVQEAEPVFSGAHEGLCLCSSRLLFPIWELPVMVVRGELRSDDRFEEGVVVCRLSAAAMKVLETKIRSLEQFLRSRRNKRRGLYGYVASLGDYSGSILYGTGLDAGAGSHNRGRNLFATQTRNADSGDGFAPNKRQRLLYTSAELAAMEVRAMECLRRLLRRSSEALFLLQLISHHHVTRLVQGLDSALRQKLIQLTFNQLVCSEEGDHLAMRLIAGLMEYYIGPDGRGTVEEISMKLREGCPSYFNESDYKYFLAVECLERAAVTMKADERENLARDAYNLLTKIPESADLSAICKRFEDLRFYEAVVRLPLQKAQALYSRGLVVDGRIDPRTHDSALAEREQCYEIIMNALRSLKGVGQNGLQREFGNSVRLPGTGSVLDQASRDRYIRQIIQLSVQWPDTAFHEHLYRTMIELGLENELLEYGGSDLVSFLQSAGRKPLQEVRAVAAVTSTTPIGDFDSPIPSSHAKYLDLLAKYYVSKRQHFLAAHVLYRLAERQCTDAEDAPTLEQRRQYLSNAVLQAKSATGVGPVGSTRNTVDDGLLDMLEAKLTVLQFQMKIKEELELIASRSENLMGSNEALSNDPSLQSNQADDAEILKSAKDKAKELALDLKSITQLYNEYAVPFQLWEICLEMLNFANYSGDADSKIVRETWARLLDQALSRGGVAEACSVLKRVGSNLYPGDGACLPLDTLCLHLEKAALERLTSGVELVGDEDVARALLAACRGAPEPVLSIYDQLLSNGAILPSLNLRLRLLRSVLVILREWAMSVLAHNMGTTTTGASLIFGGALSLEHTTVVKQGIRDKITSLANRYMTEVRCLALPQNQTEPVYRGFRELEEKLMTPSSFQLF; translated from the exons ATGGCGTGGGAGGACGAGATCATCGGCCCGGACGTGGCCTCCGCCGGCCTTCTTGTGAGCGAGCGCATCGGCAAGGACGTCGCCGCGCAGCTCGACCTGGAAGAGGCTCTTGAGGCCTCGCGGTACGCGAGTCACCCCTACTCCTCCCATCCGAAAGAG TGGCCTCCTTTGGTTGAAGCTGTGGAGACTCGGGAGTTACCTCCTATGCTAATTGAGAGATATAATGTAGCTGGTGGTGAAGGAACAGCACTTTGTGGATTTTTTCCTGAGATACGCCGAGCTTGGGCATCGGTTGACAATTCTTTGTTTCTTTGGCGCTTTGATAAGTG GGATGGACAATGCCCTGACTATAGTGCGGAGGAGCAAGCAATTTGTGCTGTTGGCCTTGCTAAATCAAAGCCTGGAATTTTTGTTGAAGCAATCCAATATCTTTTGGTGCTAGCAACTCCAGTTGAG TTGATTCTCATTGGAGTGTGCTGCACTGCTAGTGGGGATGGAACGGATCCATATGCTGAGCTTTCCTTACAACCGTTACCCGAGTATACAATACCATCAGATGGAGTCACTATGACATGCATTGCATGTACGGATAAAGGTCAAATTTTCCTGGCTGGCCGTGATGGACACATTTATGAAATCCAGTACACAAGTGGCTCAGGCTGGCGTAAGCGTTGTCGTAAGGTTTGCCTCACAACAGGGTTGGGCAGTATTATTTCAAG GTGGGTTTTGCCAAATGCCCTTAAATTTGGAGCTGTTGATCCAATTGTTGAAAtggttgttgataatgaaaggcACATCATTTATGCACGAACCGAAGGCTCAAAACTACAAGTGTTTGATCTAGGTGTAAATGGTGATGGTCCACTCAAGAAAACTGCTGAAGAGAAAAACTTGATTGATCCCCGTGAGACACAGTATGGGGGTAGACGATCTGCTGGATCAAGAGCAGTTGCACGGGCAGCAAAATCGTCAATAGTTTGTATTGCACCATTATATACTGTGGAATCAAAATGGCTACACATGGTTGCTGTTTTGTCCGATGGCAGGAGACTGTACCTTTCAACTTCTTCATCAGGTGGAAATAATTCTTCAGTTGGTGGTTTAACTGGACTTAATGCTCTTCAAAGGCCATCTTGCTTAAAAGTTGTTGCAACTAGGCCTTCACCTCCCTTAGGTGTTGGTGGTGGGTTTACTTTTGGTGCTGTCTCTTCAGCTGGTAGAACTCAGCCTGAAGATCTGTCTTTGAAGGTGGAAACAGGATTCTATTCTGCCGGAACTCTTGTACTTTCAGATTCATCAGCCTCAATCTCGTCTATTCTGATTGTAAGCAGGGATTCAAGTATGCAATCATCTGTTTCCACTAACTTTGGAATGGCTGCAAGAAGCTCTCGTGCGTTACGGGAAATAGTATCTTCTTTGCCCGTTGAAGGCCGAATGCTCTGTGTTGCTGATGTTTTGCCACTGCCAGATACCGCAGTCACTGTGCAATCCTTGTACTCTGATGCAGAAGCCTTTGCAGGTTTGAGAGAATCATCTGAAAAGGCTTCTGGAAAACTTTGGGCTAGAGGAGATCTGCCAACACAACATATCTTACCTAGGAGGAGGTTTGTTGTGTTTAGCTCCATGGGTTTGATGGAGGTAGTTTTCAACAGGCCAGTGGACATCTTGAGAAGGTTATTTGAGTCCAATTCACCGAGACAACAGATCGAAGATTTTTTCAATCGTTTTGGAGCTGGAGAGGCTGCAGCTATGTGTTTAATGCTGGCAGCAAAGTTAGTCTATGCTGAAGAAAATCTTATAAGCAACACTGTTGTTGAGAAAGCAGCTGAAACATTTGAGGATCCAGGAATAGTTGGAATGCCACAACTTGATGGTACAACTGCTCTGTCTAGTGCCAAAACTCCAGCTGGAGGCTTTAGCATGGGGCAGGTTGTTCAGGAGGCAGAACCTGTATTTTCTGGTGCACATGAAGGACTTTGTTTGTGCTCATCTAGGTTGCTTTTTCCTATATGGGAACTGCCTGTGATGGTAGTTCGAGGGGAACTACGCTCTGATGATCGATTTGAAGAAGGGGTGGTTGTTTGCAGGCTCTCTGCTGCAGCAATGAAAGTCCTTGAGACCAAGATTCGCTCCTTAGAACAATTCTTAAGGTCCAGAAGAAACAAGAGACGAGGGCTTTATGGTTATGTTGCTAGTCTAGGTGATTATTCTGGTTCTATTCTCTATGGAACTGGTTTAGATGCGGGAGCTGGTAGTCATAATAGAGGAAGAAATTTATTTGCGACGCAAACCCGAAATGCTGACTCAGGAGATGGTTTTGCACCAAATAAAAGACAACGACTTCTTTACACTTCAGCAGAACTAGCTGCCATGGAG GTGAGAGCAATGGAATGTCTTAGGCGGTTACTCCGAAGATCTAGCGAAGCACTTTTCTTGCTTCAACTTATTTCCCATCATCATGTTACTCGCTTGGTTCAGGGTTTAGATAGTGCTCTACGCCAAAAATTGATTCAGTTGACTTTCAATCAGTTGGTATGTTCTGAGGAGGGTGATCATCTTGCCATGCGGCTTATTGCTGGGCTTATGGAG TACTACATTGGTCCGGATGGCAGAGGCACAGTTGAGGAGATCAGTATGAAACTAAGGGAGGGTTGCCCAAGTTACTTCAACGAGTCTGATTACAAATATTTCCTAGCAGTAGAGTGTCTTGAGAGAGCTGCTGTCACTATGAAAGCGGATGAGAGGGAAAATCTTGCTAGAGATGCTTACAACCTCTTAACTAAAATTCCAGAGTCTGCAGATTTGAGCGCTATATGCAAACGATTTGAAGACTTAAG GTTTTATGAGGCTGTGGTACGATTACCTCTGCAAAAGGCTCAAGCACTTTACTCCAGGGGCCTTGTAGTTGATGGCAGAATTGATCCGAGAACCCATGATAGTGCCCTTGCCGAACGTGAACAGTGCTATGAAATAATTATGAATGCCCTTCGTTCTTTGAAGGGTGTTGGACAAAATGGGCTGCAGAGGGAGTTTGGCAATTCTGTCAGACTTCCTGGTACAGGATCTGTCCTTGATCAGGCTTCTCGGGATAGATACATAAGACAAATTATTCAGCTAAGCGTCCAGTGGCCGGACACGGCCTTTCATGAGCATTTATACAGGACAATGATTGAACTCGGACTTGAAAATGAATTATTGGAGTATGGAGGTTCAGATTTGGTGTCCTTTCTGCAGAGTGCTGGCCGTAAGCCACTGCAAGAG GTCCGGGCTGTTGCTGCAGTAACATCAACTACTCCGATAGGCGATTTTGATTCACCTATTCCTTCTAGTCATGCTAAGTATCTTGACCTTCTAGCCAAGTATTATGTGTCAAAGCGGCAGCATTTCCTTGCTGCCCATGTGCTATATAGATTGGCAGAAAGGCAATGCACTGATGCAGAAGATGCTCCTACCTTGGAGCAGAG GCGTCAATATCTTAGCAATGCAGTTCTGCAGGCTAAAAGTGCGACTGGTGTTGGTCCTGTTGGCTCAACCAGAAATACTGTCGACGATGGTTTGTTGGATATGCTTGAAGCAAAACTTACAGTTCTTCAGTTCCAAATGAAAATAAAAGAGGAGCTAGAGTTGATAGCATCAAGGTCGGAAAACTTAATGGGCAGTAATGAAGCACTTTCAAATGACCCCTCTCTGCAAAGTAACCAGGCAGATGATGCTGAAATTTTAAAGTCAGCTAAAGACAAGGCAAAAGAGTTGGCGCTGGACCTGAAGAGCATCACTCAGCTATACAATGAATATGCTGTTCCATTTCAGCTTTGGGAG ATATGCTTGGAAATGCTCAACTTTGCAAACTATTCTGGAGATGCTGATAGCAAGATTGTTCGGGAAACCTGGGCTAGGCTTCTCGATCAAGCCCTTTCAAGAGGTGGGGTTGCAGAAGCATGTTCTGTGCTCAAGAGGGTGGGGTCAAATCTTTATCCTGGAGATGGAGCTTGCTTACCACTAGATACATTATGTCTTCACCTTGAGAAGGCTGCTCTG GAACGTTTGACTTCAGGAGTTGAATTAGTTGGAGATGAGGATGTTGCAAGAGCTCTTCTTGCAGCCTGTAGAGGTGCACCTGAGCCTGTATTGAGCATTTATGACCAATTGTTATCAAATGGAGCAATACTACCTTCACTAAATCTGAGACTGCGTCTTCTACGATCAGTCCTTGTGATTCTTCGAGAGTGGGCTATGTCTGTGCTTGCACATAATATGGGAACTACAACAACTGGGGCTTCCTTAATTTTTGGGGGAGCATTGTCCCTAGAGCACACCACAGTTGTAAAACAAGGAATTCGGGACAAAATCACTAGTTTGGCAAATAG GTATATGACTGAGGTGCGATGTCTGGCCCTCCCGCAAAATCAAACTGAGCCTGTTTACCGAGGTttccgagaacttgaagaaaagCTGATGACGCCTTCCTCTTTTCAGCTATTTTGA